A stretch of the Ascaphus truei isolate aAscTru1 chromosome 4, aAscTru1.hap1, whole genome shotgun sequence genome encodes the following:
- the LOC142492342 gene encoding uncharacterized protein LOC142492342 yields MKEGYRERSQTKLQQFSYKLLLLGDMLDPPYEINRFYAAVILLLLLGQCTAFISCILFPCLGGLHTAESLLWDRTSGTLEANIKTPAAVKRELWRNIRDSVSGCGVQVRSHDNCRKRFDDIKRKLKVKLQSINKHAAGTGGGPPAVHLKLTPLEEQLSSKLPVIQVEGLEGDFDIGVFDEDFNQEVGVSPSAVSENLEHGTAPHSMQSQVASPDNSVAAFEDRHSEGTRSFRHVSQDPCSPLIDVASHPTDNMTDYHTANHEELVAIQEVEQRLLQSNAAKHSELMSVHQLMVTEIREVKDILRSTVTELRTHNSYMEAIVTCFMKQNDLQRSTVVASFLPSTFVATLEGADGLEVSCPTNSEAQGAIAAHHIDTCRNDQNIANEQHSENVYVSDNSGVPLVQLFATETAHTPAMTPTGTSSCVLSSQYDVQQTSSLVSSHTECENTNTPSEGCSRTRH; encoded by the exons atGAAGGAaggatacagggaaaggtcacagaccaagTTGCAACAATTCTCCTACAAACTGTTGCTGTTGGGGGATATGCTTGATCCCCCTTATGAAATAAATCGTTTTTATGCAGCCGTGATCCTCCTCCTGCTTCTTGGGCAGTGTACTGCCTTCATCAGCTGTATCTTGTTTCCCTGTCTTGGTGGATTGCACACCGCTGAATCACTGCTTTGGGACCGCACCAGTGGAACTTTGGAAGCTAACA TTAAAACACCAGCAGCGGTGAAGAGGGAATTGTGGAGGAACATCCGGGATTCTGTATCAGGATGTGGTGTTCAAGTGCGTTCGCATGACAATTGCAGGAAACGTTTTGACGACATCAAAAGAAAATTGAAAGTCAAATTGCAGAGCATTAACAAGCATGCCGCAGGAACAGGGGGAGGGCCGCCAGCGGTACATTTGAAACTCACACCTCTAGAGGAGCAGCTTAGTTCTAAGTTGCCAGTGATACAAGTTGAGGGTTTGGAAGGAGATTTTGATATCGGTGTTTTCGATGAAGATTTTAATCAAG AGGTCGGTGTTTCTCCATCAGCTGTGTCTGAGAATTTGGAACATGGCACAGCACCACACAGCATGCAATCACAAGTCGCGTCGCCGGATAATTCAGTTGCTGCTTTTGAAG ATAGACACAGCGAAGGAACCAGGAGTTTCCGGCATGTCTCACAGGATCCATGTTCGCCCCTCATAGATGTAGCAAGTCATCCTACTGACAACATGACTGACTATCACACCGCCAACCATGAAGAACTGGTGGCCATTCAGGAAGTGGAGCAACGTTTGTTGCAAAGTAATGCAGCGAAACATAGTGAATTAATGTCTGTGCATCAATTAATGGTGACAGAAATTAGAGAGGTCAAAGACATTTTAAGAAGTACAGTTACAGAACTACGTACACATAATTCCTATATGGAGGCCATTGTAACGTGTTTCATGAAACAAAATGACCTCCAAAGGTCAACAGTTGTGGCATCATTTCTGCCATCGACGTTTGTAGCTACTTTGGAGGGTGCTGATGGTTTGGAAGTGAGCTGCCCTACCAATTCTGAAGCGCAAGGTGCTATTGCAGCACATCACATTGACACATGCCGTAATGATCAAAACATTGCTAATGAACAACACAGTGAAAATGTGTACGTTTCTGATAATAGTGGCGTGCCCTTGGTACAACTTTTTGCAACCGAAACGGCACACACACCAGCAATGACTCCAACAGGCACATCTTCATGTGTCCTTTCGTCTCAATATGATGTGCAGCAAACAAGCAGTCTTGTGAGTAGTCACACAGAATGTGAAAATACTAACACGCCTTCCGAGGGTTGCAGCCGAACCCGGCACTAA